In a single window of the Necator americanus strain Aroian chromosome X, whole genome shotgun sequence genome:
- a CDS encoding hypothetical protein (NECATOR_CHRX.G21770.T1) has product MVSVNIRGVDVMFPFSPYECQLAYMNKVIEAIDMKFDTALESPTGTGKTLSLLCSTLAWLQKQKLMLQVTFQDVATQMATGSIPSLSTFLPRVYYCSRTHSQLAQVVRELNRTMYKDIRTTVLGSRDQLCINDKVSKQPDSRLKTAMCRSLVSKHTCYYYNTWDRASLDYLNGIFAVEGGVPDIEDMVAIGQKHSICPFYRCRQMQETAELVLLPYNYIIDPQLRKIHRVDLSGSIVIFDEAHNLESVCEDVVSVEFSSINIALAIDELKEAIHCLQSDTEELRAQLDNSSQAFSSGLIEAGKQKQGPPFEISEAAVLLSILFELEVKIEETFNDKMGLNLEGIPGKVFPGSRLLKTFEDAGISFDKAEVFTKLLMNVVDYFQRETDSKPLSAERGKNLELLRNFISVVYVSISKESALAITNKTHVRDIKCEKVCLDTNQVGQHFKLYMVKEEGTSTKPATTILKFWCFTSAIAMRSLKMNGVRTIIVTSGTLSPLENFTRNIGLEFGSTLENGHAAKSSQVLAGIVSKSPVTGCVLNGSFSQRNRNSYAQGIAESILSLASSVPQGILVFFASYSLMYHLISKFKEMKCRKGSSKSYYDSMLEAKSIVVEPKQKNTLSQIRHEFTQGVRNGHGAMFFAVCRGKVSEGIDFSDADSRAVCVVGIPFPPLMDVKICLKRLYINELAAMDKSAQSSDEWYVTEGYRAVNQAIGRVLRHVNDFGVVALLDERFATVRREYFPSWLRGSMKVFNDGSDMIVATNRFFAERKMEVKKSYVTLMRNAKKESGGAGAIRKRTNAMLTTDAVDKEYVLDYGIYSCAPIRKEEPNTKKTLAGSGSLLSICDDEVPRRSKSLPLVDNFDVSTGLDQPSSSSQPIRKKLKLKAELLKVLHKFR; this is encoded by the exons ATGGTTAGTGTGAACATTCGAGGTGTGGACGTGATGTTCCCATTTTCTCCATATGAATGTCAGTTGGCGTATATGAATAAGGTCATTGAAGCGATTGATATG aaattcgaCACAGCTCTAGAATCACCGACTGGAACAGGAAAAACATTGTCGTTGCTTTGTTCAACGTTAGCTTGGCTTCAAAAACAGAAGCTTATGCTTCAAGTGACTTTTCAGGATGTTGCCACCCAGATGGCAACAG GGTCCATACCTTCTCTATCTACATTCCTTCCACGAGTTTACTATTGCTCAAGAACTCACAGTCAATTAGCCCAAGTAGTCCGAGAGTTAAATCGAACTATGTACAAAGA CATCCGGACAACAGTTCTTGGTTCACGAGATCAGCTTTGCATAAACGATAAAGTCAGCAAACAGCCAGATAGTCGATTGAAA ACAGCAATGTGTCGCAGCCTGGTTTCGAAGCACACCTGCTATTACTACAATACCTGGGATA GAGCTTCGCTGGACTATCTTAATGGAATTTTTGCTGTGGAAGGAGGAGTTCCCGATATCGAGGATATGGTCGCAATCGGACAAAAACATAG CATATGCCCATTCTATCGGTGTCGGCAAATGCAAGAAACAGCTGAATTGGTGCTACTACCGTACAACTACATTATTGATCCTCAACTGAGAAAAATTCATAGGGTTGACTTGTCGGGGAGCATTGTTATATTCGACGAAGCCCACAACCTG GAGAGTGTTTGCGAAGATGTCGTGTCTGTCGAATTTTCGTCAATAAACATAGCTTTAGCTATTGATGAATTGAAAGAAGCTATACATTGTCTGCAGAGTGATACTGAAGAGCTTAGAGCACAGCTG GACAACTCATCACAAGCATTTAGTAGTGGTTTGATCGAagcaggaaaacaaaaacaagggcCGCCGTTTGAAATCAGCGAAGCAGCGGTTCTTTTGA GTATACTCTTTGAGTTAGAAGTGAAAATAGAGGAAACTTTCAACGATAAAATGGGGCTTAATTTGGAGGGTATTCCTGGAAAG gtaTTTCCTGGCAGTCGCCTTCTGAAGACGTTTGAGGATGCTGGAATTTCATTCGATAAAGCTGAAGTTTTCACCAAGTTGTTGATGAATGTTGTTGATTATTTTCAAAGGGAAA CTGATTCGAAACCTTTATCTGCTGAACGGGGAAAAAATCTGGAACTACTTAGAAACTTTATATCAGTGGTTTACGTCAGCATCTCTAAGGAATCTGCTTTAGCTATCACGAATAAAACG CACGTCAGAGacataaaatgtgaaaaagttTGCTTGGACACTAACCAAGTTGGACAGCATTTTAAACTTTATATGGTTAAAGAAGAAGGGACATCAACAAAGCCTGCTACT acaatTCTGAAATTCTGGTGTTTTACATCGGCGATTGCAATGCGATCATTGAAAATGAATGGTGTAAGGACAATTATTGTTACGAGTGGTACATTGTCTCCTTTGGAGAATTTCACTAGAAATATTGGACT TGAATTTGGGAGCACTTTGGAGAATGGACACGCGGcaaaaagtagccaagtactCGCTGGAATTGTCAGCAAATCACCTGTTACTGGATGTGTTCTGAACGGTAGCTTTTCTCAAAG GAATCGAAATAGCTATGCTCAAGGTATTGCAGAGTCTATTTTATCGTTAGCGAGTTCTGTTCCCCAAG GTATACTTGTGTTTTTCGCGTCGTACAGCCTCATGTACCACTTGATATCAAAGttcaaggaaatgaaatgtagGAAAGGATCATCTAAAAGCTACTATGATTCTATGTTGGAAGCAAAGTCTATTGTGGTAGAGCCCAAACAAAAG AACACCTTATCTCAAATACGACACGAGTTTACTCAAGGTGTACGAAATGGTCATGGTGCTATGTTCTTTGCTGTTTGTAGAGGAAAG GTCAGCGAAGGAATCGATTTTTCTGATGCAGATTCTAGAGCTGTCTGTGTAGTTGGCATACCATTTCCTCCGTTGATGGATGTTAAAATTTGCCTTAAACGACTGTACATAAATGAATTGGCAGCGATGGATAAAAGT GCTCAAAGTTCGGACGAATGGTATGTGACGGAAGGATACCGTGCTGTTAATCAGGCTATTGGACGTGTGTTAAGACATGTGAATGATTTCGGTGTCGTTGCGTTGTTAGACGAGAG ATTTGCGACAGTACGACGTGAATATTTCCCATCATGGCTAAGAGGCTCCATGAAAGTTTTCAATGATGGATCCGATATGATAGTGGCAACGAACCGATTTTTTGCTGAGCGGAAGATGGAGGTAAAG AAATCCTATGTCACCTTAATGCGCAATGCTAAAAAAGAGAGTGGAGGTGCAGGTGCTATAAGGAAACGGACTAACGCTATGTTGACAACTGATGCGGTTGATAAAGA GTATGTTCTGGACTATGGGATTTATTCATGTGCGCCTATACGTAAGGAGGAACCAAATACCAAGAAAACGCTTGCGGGATCTGGCAGTCTGCTGTCAATATgt GATGATGAAGTCCCTCGTAGGAGCAAATCACTTCCATTAGTCGACAATTTTGATGTTAGCACAGGGTTGGATCAACCGTCCAGTAGTTCTCAACCGATTAGGAAGAAGTTAAAGTTGAAG GCAGAGCTCCTAAAGGTCCTTCACAAATTCAGATAG
- a CDS encoding hypothetical protein (NECATOR_CHRX.G21770.T3) translates to MVSVNIRGVDVMFPFSPYECQLAYMNKVIEAIDMKFDTALESPTGTGKTLSLLCSTLAWLQKQKLMLQVTFQDVATQMATGSIPSLSTFLPRVYYCSRTHSQLAQVVRELNRTMYKDIRTTVLGSRDQLCINDKVSKQPDSRLKTAMCRSLVSKHTCYYYNTWDRASLDYLNGIFAVEGGVPDIEDMVAIGQKHSICPFYRCRQMQETAELVLLPYNYIIDPQLRKIHRVDLSGSIVIFDEAHNLESVCEDVVSVEFSSINIALAIDELKEAIHCLQSDTEELRAQLDNSSQAFSSGLIEAGKQKQGPPFEISEAAVLLSILFELEVKIEETFNDKMGLNLEGIPGKVFPGSRLLKTFEDAGISFDKAEVFTKLLMNVVDYFQRETDSKPLSAERGKNLELLRNFISVVYVSISKESALAITNKTHVRDIKCEKVCLDTNQVGQHFKLYMVKEEGTSTKPATTILKFWCFTSAIAMRSLKMNGVRTIIVTSGTLSPLENFTRNIGLEFGSTLENGHAAKSSQVLAGIVSKSPVTGCVLNGSFSQRNRNSYAQGIAESILSLASSVPQGILVFFASYSLMYHLISKFKEMKCRKGSSKSYYDSMLEAKSIVVEPKQKNTLSQIRHEFTQGVRNGHGAMFFAVCRGKVSEGIDFSDADSRAVCVVGIPFPPLMDVKICLKRLYINELAAMDKSAQSSDEWYVTEGYRAVNQAIGRVLRHVNDFGVVALLDERFATVRREYFPSWLRGSMKVFNDGSDMIVATNRFFAERKMEVKKSYVTLMRNAKKESGGAGAIRKRTNAMLTTDAVDKEYVLDYGIYSCAPIRKEEPNTKKTLAGSGSLLSICDDEVPRRSKSLPLVDNFDVSTGLDQPSSSSQPIRKKLKLKRTLNNPYDESNAILQKKSSSLPFCYEQASSITPKQFFELLTKINKCKDVAVLMKQFSTGGITFAELLKHLEEILLPDFPQVFLGCCSVIENVEQKQILLQRALALSLKF, encoded by the exons ATGGTTAGTGTGAACATTCGAGGTGTGGACGTGATGTTCCCATTTTCTCCATATGAATGTCAGTTGGCGTATATGAATAAGGTCATTGAAGCGATTGATATG aaattcgaCACAGCTCTAGAATCACCGACTGGAACAGGAAAAACATTGTCGTTGCTTTGTTCAACGTTAGCTTGGCTTCAAAAACAGAAGCTTATGCTTCAAGTGACTTTTCAGGATGTTGCCACCCAGATGGCAACAG GGTCCATACCTTCTCTATCTACATTCCTTCCACGAGTTTACTATTGCTCAAGAACTCACAGTCAATTAGCCCAAGTAGTCCGAGAGTTAAATCGAACTATGTACAAAGA CATCCGGACAACAGTTCTTGGTTCACGAGATCAGCTTTGCATAAACGATAAAGTCAGCAAACAGCCAGATAGTCGATTGAAA ACAGCAATGTGTCGCAGCCTGGTTTCGAAGCACACCTGCTATTACTACAATACCTGGGATA GAGCTTCGCTGGACTATCTTAATGGAATTTTTGCTGTGGAAGGAGGAGTTCCCGATATCGAGGATATGGTCGCAATCGGACAAAAACATAG CATATGCCCATTCTATCGGTGTCGGCAAATGCAAGAAACAGCTGAATTGGTGCTACTACCGTACAACTACATTATTGATCCTCAACTGAGAAAAATTCATAGGGTTGACTTGTCGGGGAGCATTGTTATATTCGACGAAGCCCACAACCTG GAGAGTGTTTGCGAAGATGTCGTGTCTGTCGAATTTTCGTCAATAAACATAGCTTTAGCTATTGATGAATTGAAAGAAGCTATACATTGTCTGCAGAGTGATACTGAAGAGCTTAGAGCACAGCTG GACAACTCATCACAAGCATTTAGTAGTGGTTTGATCGAagcaggaaaacaaaaacaagggcCGCCGTTTGAAATCAGCGAAGCAGCGGTTCTTTTGA GTATACTCTTTGAGTTAGAAGTGAAAATAGAGGAAACTTTCAACGATAAAATGGGGCTTAATTTGGAGGGTATTCCTGGAAAG gtaTTTCCTGGCAGTCGCCTTCTGAAGACGTTTGAGGATGCTGGAATTTCATTCGATAAAGCTGAAGTTTTCACCAAGTTGTTGATGAATGTTGTTGATTATTTTCAAAGGGAAA CTGATTCGAAACCTTTATCTGCTGAACGGGGAAAAAATCTGGAACTACTTAGAAACTTTATATCAGTGGTTTACGTCAGCATCTCTAAGGAATCTGCTTTAGCTATCACGAATAAAACG CACGTCAGAGacataaaatgtgaaaaagttTGCTTGGACACTAACCAAGTTGGACAGCATTTTAAACTTTATATGGTTAAAGAAGAAGGGACATCAACAAAGCCTGCTACT acaatTCTGAAATTCTGGTGTTTTACATCGGCGATTGCAATGCGATCATTGAAAATGAATGGTGTAAGGACAATTATTGTTACGAGTGGTACATTGTCTCCTTTGGAGAATTTCACTAGAAATATTGGACT TGAATTTGGGAGCACTTTGGAGAATGGACACGCGGcaaaaagtagccaagtactCGCTGGAATTGTCAGCAAATCACCTGTTACTGGATGTGTTCTGAACGGTAGCTTTTCTCAAAG GAATCGAAATAGCTATGCTCAAGGTATTGCAGAGTCTATTTTATCGTTAGCGAGTTCTGTTCCCCAAG GTATACTTGTGTTTTTCGCGTCGTACAGCCTCATGTACCACTTGATATCAAAGttcaaggaaatgaaatgtagGAAAGGATCATCTAAAAGCTACTATGATTCTATGTTGGAAGCAAAGTCTATTGTGGTAGAGCCCAAACAAAAG AACACCTTATCTCAAATACGACACGAGTTTACTCAAGGTGTACGAAATGGTCATGGTGCTATGTTCTTTGCTGTTTGTAGAGGAAAG GTCAGCGAAGGAATCGATTTTTCTGATGCAGATTCTAGAGCTGTCTGTGTAGTTGGCATACCATTTCCTCCGTTGATGGATGTTAAAATTTGCCTTAAACGACTGTACATAAATGAATTGGCAGCGATGGATAAAAGT GCTCAAAGTTCGGACGAATGGTATGTGACGGAAGGATACCGTGCTGTTAATCAGGCTATTGGACGTGTGTTAAGACATGTGAATGATTTCGGTGTCGTTGCGTTGTTAGACGAGAG ATTTGCGACAGTACGACGTGAATATTTCCCATCATGGCTAAGAGGCTCCATGAAAGTTTTCAATGATGGATCCGATATGATAGTGGCAACGAACCGATTTTTTGCTGAGCGGAAGATGGAGGTAAAG AAATCCTATGTCACCTTAATGCGCAATGCTAAAAAAGAGAGTGGAGGTGCAGGTGCTATAAGGAAACGGACTAACGCTATGTTGACAACTGATGCGGTTGATAAAGA GTATGTTCTGGACTATGGGATTTATTCATGTGCGCCTATACGTAAGGAGGAACCAAATACCAAGAAAACGCTTGCGGGATCTGGCAGTCTGCTGTCAATATgt GATGATGAAGTCCCTCGTAGGAGCAAATCACTTCCATTAGTCGACAATTTTGATGTTAGCACAGGGTTGGATCAACCGTCCAGTAGTTCTCAACCGATTAGGAAGAAGTTAAAGTTGAAG CGCACTCTAAACAATCCTTATGATGAGTCGAATGCGATTCTACAGAAAAAGTCCTCGTCACTACCATTCTGCTACGAACAGGCGTCATCAATCACTCCTAAACAATTCTTTGAACTT CtaacaaaaatcaacaaatgtAAGGATGTAGCCGTCTTGATGAAACAATTCTCTACTGGGGGAATCACTTTCGCAGAGCTTCTCAAACATTTGGAGGAGATATTATTACCTGACTTTCCACAAGTTTTCCTTG GCTGTTGTTCTGTCATAGAGAATGTGGAGCAGAAGCAAATCCTGCTACAACGAGCACTAGCTTTGAGTTTAAAATTTTGA
- a CDS encoding hypothetical protein (NECATOR_CHRX.G21771.T1) → MSVNGETVQRLRSWGDGWSSVEQSGAHAAAVLLNSTVSLLSLLTIGVVHALSRHNYHLSKCQSSRLLASSWILVAILLLADFLLVRTSRSLILAVPFHLALLSVFLLLNLIVHPLNLLLLSRSRLQSQEPERVRMLEESATAALWLLLNSLSFIIILMMVLWESKKSSKEVDSIMGIEMAAYSVHCIANPLIAVIRDRRLESTLAHILMRNKRQTPDEELIVALMRDPPPPYST, encoded by the exons ATGTCAGTGAACGGCGAGACAGTTCAACGACTacgttcgtggggtgatggctggAGTAGCGTGGAACAGTCTGGAGCTCATGCCGCCGCTGTGCTACTCAATTCAACTGTGAGCCTGCTTAGCCTACTCACTATTGGAGTTGTACATGCTCTTTCCAGACATAATTATCATCTCTCTAA ATGCCAATCGTCACGACTTCTTGCCAGCAGTTGGATCCTTGTCGCAATTTTACTTCTCGCAGATTTCCTACTCGTACGAACCTCACGATCGCTTATATTGGCCGTGCCGTTCCACCTGGCCCTACTTTCGGTCTTTTTGTTGCTCAACCTCATCGTTCATCCTTTGAATCTCCTCCTGTTGAGCAGAAGTCGCTTGCAATCTCAA GAACCTGAGCGTGTACGGATGCTTGAAGAATCGGCGACAGCAGCACTTTGGTTGTTACTCAACAGCTTATCATTCATTATCATACTTATGATGGTTTTGTGGGAGTCGAAGAAAAGCAGCAAA GAAGTTGACTCGATCATGGGAATAGAAATGGCTGCTTACTCTGTACATTGCATCGCAAATCCACTTATAGCAGTCATCCGCGATAGAAGATTAGAGAGCACACTAGCACATATACTTATGCGGAATAAGCG aCAGACTCCGGATGAGGAACTGATAGTGGCATTAATGAGAGATCCACCGCCACCGTATTCGACATGA
- a CDS encoding hypothetical protein (NECATOR_CHRX.G21770.T2) codes for MDDILRTLNNPYDESNAILQKKSSSLPFCYEQASSITPKQFFELLTKINKCKDVAVLMKQFSTGGITFAELLKHLEEILLPDFPQVFLGCCSVIENVEQKQILLQRALALSLKF; via the exons ATGGACGACATCCTG CGCACTCTAAACAATCCTTATGATGAGTCGAATGCGATTCTACAGAAAAAGTCCTCGTCACTACCATTCTGCTACGAACAGGCGTCATCAATCACTCCTAAACAATTCTTTGAACTT CtaacaaaaatcaacaaatgtAAGGATGTAGCCGTCTTGATGAAACAATTCTCTACTGGGGGAATCACTTTCGCAGAGCTTCTCAAACATTTGGAGGAGATATTATTACCTGACTTTCCACAAGTTTTCCTTG GCTGTTGTTCTGTCATAGAGAATGTGGAGCAGAAGCAAATCCTGCTACAACGAGCACTAGCTTTGAGTTTAAAATTTTGA
- a CDS encoding hypothetical protein (NECATOR_CHRX.G21772.T1) gives MWVLLQFLLLVACARAGGDEFQALGLIYEVNFTALGNIHTELRKMGEQVIESLNISVEEKDRLKKEHKILNQPLSGLLQDIVKNKSDIFRYVFQGDIILNKEQGGVLQKDIQGLQEVPYLPPMWSQGIKYSFHKRANKKLRDAFKRAAEAWQRDTCVNITEDDNESGDRVVVAGAPFCASYLGKRGGKQVIFLSGFCETFRSAAHELGHTLGLFQQESREDRDDYVKIVTENLEPNQVYMAFKQSQYTNNVSGIGYDFGSIMQAGARSGSINRNRTIDSIDPKYRKNLRSESISFADLYLVNKRYNCSESCPNFLKCKNGGFQHPRNCSICLCPSGYAGPLCGHKPPACGSVLNATVEETTFTVKFKIKKGRTDLDGYKRCTYWIKSPNDTRIEMEIEPQNSPFNDTDLYCNEAGVEVKAIKDQRLTGYKFCSNGDRYNITSHSNLVPIIAFNRDPLPEKVSFTGSKFLIRYRYRVLREDEKESHVNADIVH, from the exons ATGTGGGTTCTGCTCCAGTTCCTACTTTTAGTCGCATGTGCACGCGCAGGTGGAGATGAGTTCCAAGCCCTCGGCCTTATTTAT GAAGTTAACTTCACAGCTCTCGGAAATATTCACACGGAGCTAAGAAAAATGGGAGAACAAGTAATTGAATCACTTAATATAAgcgttgaagaaaaagatcgtctgaaaaaagaacataag ATACTGAATCAACCACTGAGCGGATTATTACAAGATATagtaaagaataaaagtgACATATTTCGATACGTATTTCAAGGAGATATCATCCTCAATAA GGAGCAAGGTGGCGTATTGCAAAAGGACATACAAGGCTTGCAAGAAGTTCCTTATCTCCCCCCTATGTGGTCACAAGGAATAAAGTACTCCTTCCACAAAAGGGCTA ATAAAAAACTGAGGGATGCCTTCAAGCGGGCAGCGGAGGCTTGGCAAAGGGACACATGTGTGAACATCACTGAAGACGATAATGAGAGTG GAGATCGAGTCGTTGTTGCGGGTGCTCCATTTTGCGCTTCATATCTAGGAAAACGCGGAGGAAAACAAGTGATATTTCTGAGCGGTTTTTGCGAGACCTTCCGAAGCGCTGCCCACGAACTCGGTCATACCTTGGGGCTTTTTCAGCAGGAGAGCAGAGAAGATCGTGACGATTATGTGAAAATAGTGACCGAAAATCTTGag CCGAATCAAGTCTACATGGCTTTTAAACAATCACAATATACGAACAACGTTTCTGGTATAGGTTACGACTTCGGAAGCATCATGCAAGCAGGCGCAAGAAG CGGCTCTATTAATAGGAATCGTACTATAGATTCCATTGATCCCAAGTACAGGAAAAATCTTCGTTCGGAATCGATATCATTTGCAGATTTGTATTTGGTCAACAAGCGCTACAACTGCTCAG AATCATGCCCGAACTTTCtcaaatgcaaaaatggaGGGTTCCAACATCCCCGTAACTGTAGCATATGCCTTTGCCCTAGCGGATACGCGGGACCTTTATGTGGTCATAAG CCACCAGCATGCGGTAGCGTATTGAATGCGACTGTAGAAGAGACAACGTTTACTGTAAAGTTCAAGATTAAAAAAGGTCGTACGGATTTGGACGGATACAAACGATGCACTTATTGGATCAAG TCACCGAATGATACCCGAATTGAGATGGAAATAGAACCTCAAAACAGCCCATTCAATGACACTGATCTTTACTGCAATGAAGCAGGGGTGGAAGTTAAAGCAATCAAGGATCAAAGGCTCACTGGCTACAA GTTCTGTTCGAATGGTGATAGATACAACATTACATCGCATTCCAATCTCGTTCCTATAATCGCTTTCAACAGAGATCCTCTGCCGGAGAAAGTTTCCTTTACAGGATCAAAATTCCTCATCAGATATCGGTACCG AGTGTTGAGAGAGGATGAGAAGGAATCGCACGTAAATGCGGATATCGTGCACTAA